A region of Schistosoma mansoni strain Puerto Rico chromosome 1, complete genome DNA encodes the following proteins:
- a CDS encoding insulinoma-associated protein (ia-1)-related — protein sequence MDITMIDNKKLSISMSTIQTNQSMITDSSKHLTQIPKTKVKLKSNEHLTSPVNGVYIIPLDRTARAVKMLAEIPNHIGEYICQLCFQWFPDAFCLAEHPCSCMASLAYACEICGKVFNCPANLASHQRWHKPRIDNNHKNIRQMRIISNKRINNDKLQNPIKIFNHSSNDHVTYLLKQNSSSSELDRQQLSIYSEHINNVFKTSKHYRISCDEKMNYAQEYNTSNVQFNDSMNNHLTMNDTNVMTTTSTNTTNGIIHYSNSLSNKSTSSKQINPFSVEALLA from the exons ATGGATATTACAATGATTGATAATAAAAAACTTAGTATTTCTATGTCTACTATTCAAACTAATCAATCAATGATCACAGATTCATCTAAACATTTAACTCAAATACCGAAAACAAAAGTGAAGTTAAAATCTAATGAACATTTAACATCACCAGTTAATGGTGTTTATATTATACCAC TAGATCGTACAGCAAGAGCAGTTAAAATGTTAGCTGAAATACCAAATCATATTGGAGAATATATATGTCAATTATGTTTTCAATGGTTTCCAGATGCATTTTGTTTAGCTGAACATCCATGTTCATGCATGGCAAGTTTAGCATATGCATGTGAAATTTGTGGTAAA GTATTCAATTGTCCAGCAAATTTAGCATCACATCAACGTTGGCATAAACCACGAatagataataatcataaaaatattcGCCAGATGAGAATAATCTCTAATAAAAGGATAAATAATGATAAGCTACAAAATCCaatcaaaattttcaatcatTCAAGTAATGATCATGtaacttatttattaaaacaaaattcttCATCATCAGAATTAGATCGGCAGCAATTATCAATTTATTCAGAACATATCAATAATGTGTTTAAAACAAGTAAACATTATAGAATATCATGTGATGAAAAGATGAACTATGCACAAGAATACAATACTTCAAATGTACAATTCAACGATTCTATGAATAATCATTTAACAATGAATGATACAAATGTAATGACCACTACatctactaatactactaatggaataattcattattcaaattcattatcAAATAAAAGTACTTCCAGTAAACAAATCAATCCTTTTTCAGTTGAAGCACTTCTAGCTTAA